TTCCCGGCTAATATGCGGAAAGTCGCTAATGAGCAAAGGCTGCGGCGAGGCAATTCACGCAAGCTGCGCAATGCCGGCATATCCTCCATCGGGCGATCTTCGCCACTGGGTACAAAAAAACTGCCGCCCCAAACGGGACGGCAGTCAATTCGCGTTGACTGAGGTTCGCCTAGCGGCGAACTATTCGATCCGCCGCTTCAACAGCAAGGCGTCTTCCACATTGTGGTCCTCGCCCGGCTCATAACCAACCGGAATCGAACGATCGATCAGGTAGAACGACCGGTTCCGGGTGACCTCTCCGGTATCGCTCCCCAGTTCCTGGCCCAACTGCCATCCGTCCGGATGCACCGAACTAATCGCCGTCGGCTCAACCTCAAAGTAACCGAGGGTAATCCAGACGGCGTAGACGTTGGACTGAGTCGTGGTGAGGTTATCCAACCGGCGAATGCCTTGATAACGGTTGGCCGGGCTGATCGTGGCGTCGTTGTACCGAGTTTCCAACGAATTCGCCGCGACGGACGCCGGGTTGGGCGTCGTAAAGGCGAATAGCGGTTGATCCTCGGTATTCGTTCCAATCGTGGGCCGACCACCGCTGGAATTGGCCAACAGCTTCTTGGAACGCAACACCGTCGCGTCGGTCTCCGAAACGCGCAGTGCGTTGTTGTAGTCCGAGCCGGTACCGCCGGTCGGATCGATCGGCGGCATCATATTGCTCGAGCCAGCGGTGCGGAACGGATTGGCGAACCACGACGGATAATCGCGGGCCGCGGCGCCGAACCGATTGCCGCCGGTGCTGCCGGCCCGACTTTGTTGGAACTCGGTCCAGTCCGGGAAACCAACGTTCGAGTCCTGGAAATACTCAGGCTGGAAGATGGCGTTGTAAACGTATTGGCTCGCCATCGTGTTGAGGTTCACCTTGCCCGGATCGCGCTGCTCGCTCCGTTTGTTGAACGGGAAGCGGAACAGATCGCGGGCATCGTTGATGCCCATCGCCTGGTCAGTAAGCGACGCTGCATCATAGTCAGCAGGGCGATAGTAGCGCTGCGTACCGACAAACCGCGACGGCACCGTCACATAATCCAACAGGCGATTCATGTGAGTTCGATGCTGATACTGGGTTCCGGTCGAGCCCGATCCCAATGCATGATTCTGTCGCGAATTGAAGAAGTTGATCAGACCGCCAAAGCGACCGCGGTAGTCGCGGGCCTGTTCCAGGTCGTCGGCGGCGTCGTTGTCTCCGTATTGCTCGATGGCGTTGTTCGAGTTGAACAGCGAATACTCCAACGTCAACCGTTGCGGAGAACAGGTCGGCACCAACATCAAGTCATGCGCCGAGACGAACGGGCTGTCGGGCCAGTACAGGAAGTTGTACGGAACCGGATCGACCGGGGCGACCGAATTGACCGGCGCTCCGACGTATTCGCCGGCCTGACCGTTGCCTTGGGGTAGCGGCAGCCCCAAACTCTTGTTCACGTAGCCAATCGAGTGCTTTAGCGCCCGGGCGAAGTGCTCTTGCTGCCCACCCACCGTGAACGACGCGTCACGCGGCGTCGGAGACGTACCGCTGACGTAGCCTTCGGTCGAGGTCTTGGAGATCGTGCGGTTGGCGCGAGTCACCAAATCGCCGGCGCTGGCGACCCAGCCCAGCACGTTCCCATCGGGACGGCCGGTGATCGGGTCAGAATCGCGAAGGCCTCGCTGGAGCGAACCAAACTGGATCGCGTCGGCGTCGGTCGCATCGGGATCGTCCGGATCGTCCGCAGCGGGATTCGACCCGTTGTGATCCTCGCCGTTGAAGACCTGCAGGTCGAGCGACGCCCAGTCAATCGTGATATACGGATTGTAGGCGGGATCATACGCACGGGTCGGATCGGCCAGGCGTTGCAGCAACAAGCCTTTGAAATCCTTATAGGTGCCGGTCGCCAGGGCGCCAGCCGATTCCAGCGGCGTTCCCGCTTGGCTATCGAACGGATCGTTGGGAACCATCGTCGTCGGCATCGCCAAATCGTCAAACGGATTCGCTTCCGAATAGTGCCCCAATCGCTCGACCTCACCAGCGGGATCAATCGGCTCTTGGTAGTAGCTACCACTCGCGGGAAGCGGTTCCGAGATATTCATGCCAACGTCGGGCGACGGGGAAGTCAGTTCGTCGGGATCGACCGTCGGCGCCGCCGTCGTCCAATCTGCCGGAACCGGCGCGGTGAAGATTCCGTAGTTAACGCCTTGGATCACCGTACCGGCCGGGTAGGCGTCCGCCGCAACCGCCGTGTTGTAGCCAACGTTTGACGCGGGATTCGCCAACGCCGGATTGGCCCACGACACCGGTCCCAACTGCAGATAGTGATTGCCGTTGGCGTTGATGGCGGTCAAGTCCGATGACGCGTCATCAGGCACTGAGCCGAAATAGGTGATCGGACGGGGCCCCGCCACAAAGTAGCGATTTGGCGCCACTTCCAGACCCCCACCGCCACGATAACTGAATGAGACGTCTTCGAGGTGAGACAATGACCCCGGCAACGTCCCTGGTATCCTCACGTCGGTGAACCAGAAGACGCGATCAATGTCCAAGTCGGGGTCGGAGATGGTTCCAGAGCTGAGCACATTGAACATCGCCGGGTCGCCGGTTGCACCGCCAGCGATCGAGGCTTCGTCGGGCTGGAACATGATCGAATTCACACGATCGCTGGCGTCGTTGATCTGTCCCAGCAGCTTCTCGTCGGCCGCCGTCTTGTGAGCAGTCACCACCATTCGCCACACCGGGGCGCCGCTTGGGGCAAGCTTGCCCAACTGCAGATTGCCAGTCGACAAGTTGTACAGTTCGGCCGGCAACTTGCGACCGCTGCTAATCGCGCTGTGGGACAGGTTACGGGCCGTGTAGAGTTCGATGAAGCTCGATCCTTGCGGGATGCGATACTGGTCCATCGTCATATCGGCGCTCATGCCGCCCATCTTTTCCTGGCTGCTGTCGTCGAAGTCGGTATCCTTCACCCGACGATCGTGCGTATTGAGCGTCTCGGTAATCAGCAAGTCGGGCTGTTCCAAGCCCCACACAACGCGACGATCGGTATAGGTCGCTGACGTTTCGTCGGTCGTCAAGTCGCCATCGACGCCCCAGCCGTCCCACGGATTCACGTCGTACTCAAACGGCGTCATGATCGCGTCGTTATCGCGGAAGTCGACGACGTTGATCGCCCACTGCGCGATGCGGCGAACCGTCAACTCGCGCCGCTGATCCGCCGTGAACGTTTCGGCCGTCTCAAGGATCGGCAGTTCGTATCCCGAGTCATGCAACAACAGCGCCAGACAGAACAGGTGCCGGGCATACAGTTGCTTCGCCAACAGCGGCTGAAACTGCGTATCGGTCGCCCGCAGCGCTCGGTTAAAGCGAATATCGCCTGGGTAGGCGACCGCGCTCTCAAAAAAGTCGTGTCCGAAGTCGTTCACATACTGCGGCGTGTATGTACCTAGATTGGGTAGCGCGACCCCTTCGTTGTATTCGTCGGTCGTCGAATCGCTATCGTCATCGGCGCCGTTGATCGGACTGCGGAAGAGGCGATTCAAATCCATCGGCTCGCCGAGGCTCACCTCAAACGGCAGCGTCGAAGCGACCACCAGGTCGACTTTCGCCGGCGTCACCGTTTGTGAATTGGCTTGCATCGTTTCGTGCAGGCCGCGGCGAACCCGTTCACGCGCCAGTTCGTAGATCGTCGGCGTTGATCCGGTCCAGGCGGCCGAGTTCAATTGGGCGCGACCGGTACCATAGCCTCTGATTTGGTTCTTGGCCAGCTGCGCAGCTGGCATCACCGTACCATCGACCGTAAATCCGCCCCGCAAATCGAGCGGAATCGGCGGCGCCGGCAACGAGGGAGCGCTGAAGCTTTGGGTCGTCACCGCCGCGCGGCGGCCGACATCGGCCAGCATGACCGGCGCTTCGGACCGTAAACGGACCGACAGGTAGTTGCCGTCGTAGTCGTTCCAGCGAAGCATCGCTTCGAGATCGGCCGCCGAGAAGGGAGCGTCGGTCCCTTGCGGCTGAACCAGGTTCAATTCGTACGGATCGTCGATCGAGTTGGTGATCGTATGCCCGGTGAAGTTGATCGGACTGGTGGCGGTACGCACGCGTCCCGTGTAGTCCAGGTACGACATTCCCCGATCGGCGATCAAGGGATAGGTGCCGTAGTCCTCGCCAATGCCGCTGGTTCCCCAAGCGACCGGCAAACCGATTTCGCCATACGTGGCCAGACGTTCGTTACCGGTGGCGCGGCTGCCGTCGGTACCCGGCAGAACCGAGCTGACGCTGTTGTCGACGCCATACCGACTGGCGAAGACGTTATACATCTCGCGGGGACCAGAGGCGCCGGCGGCGTTGAATAACGCTCGCAGATCAAGGTCGGGGGGACCATAGCCAGCGCCCAACAGACGCTGCATCGGATTGGCCCCATTGGCCGAGTTCGCTTGATCGGTAAGCTGAGTCGCCGGATCAAGCATCGTGTACGTGCCGTTGCCGGTATCGACCGTGTCAAACTGCGTGTAAAAACCAGCCGCATTCAGATTCAAACGGCCGTCCTGGTCCTTCACCAGAATCGCCGCCAGCTTCTTGTAGCGTCGGCCATCCTTGCCGGTCACGACCGGCAAACCGGGATCGATCCAGATGCTGTCCGCGATACCGTCTTTGTCGTTGTCGACGTCCCATTGCAGTCCCACGTCCAGGCTCGGCGTGCTGGTAATTCCCGCCATGCGGGTCGCCCGATAGTCGAGATTGCTGCCGGTAAAGCTGGGGTTGTCCTCACGGAGTGGGCGGAACGAGATCCGACGCTTCAGCATCACCAACGCATCGCGATGCTCTATTGGAAACGTGGCGTAGTCAACGACCGACTCGTCATCGGCTGATCCACGGACAAAGTCGGCGCCATAGGGACGCAACCACATTTCGGCCCGCTGCGAATCGGTAATATCGTGAAAGCCGTCGCCATCGCCACCACTTTCGTCCCATTCTTTCGACAGGCGGTTGTACCAATAGGCGATCAAGTCAGGACGATGATACGACGGCAGCACGTCGTCCGACGACGTGGGCGCTCCGTTGTTGAAGTAATACGAGAGCGCCATGTTCTGGTAGTCGGGCGCGTCCCATGGTTCGTCGGCGCCGCCGTGATCGACGTAACGCTGGGCGTTCCCTTGGAACGGATCGGTCACGATGCCGTCAGCGACATAGGCCGAGAAGTTCGGCAACAGCGCCACCGGCAGTTGCATATCGGTACCGGCGGCGATATTCATCTCACCGATGCTGGTCTGCAAGCTGAGCGAAGCGCCGCCGGTGTACGATCGACTGGCGTCGCTATAGCCAAAGCCCGTACCGCTAAAGGCGCGCCCATTGACCAGCACCTGGTCGTTGACGCCCGGGATTGAGACGTCGTTTCCCGCGGCGTTCAGGCGAGCATTTTGCGTCGGCGCTTCGACCGTAAAATTGAAAGTATCGAAGTTGCCGTCATCGTTGGTGTCATCCGCATTGCTACGCAGAATGCGGACGCTACATCCCTTGGCGTTGCCGTCCAGGAAGGTCATCACACAGCCGTTGTAGTAGTTCCTGGTCGGCACGAAACTGACGCCGGCGTCCGGCGCAATGGTCAACCGCAGCATGTCTTCCGGGACAGGCGAACTTGCTACCGGAGTCGTCGCACCCTGAATGCTGCCAATCGTCCCCCGCCGCGATTCGCGACCATACATGTCGCGCAATAGTTCGCCACCCAAAAGGACGCTCGGGCGGCCAAGCTTCGGTCCGCGCATGACATCCAGGATCACGGAGTCCGTGTCTTTTTGCGCTTCGTCGGCCCGCACCGGGTTTAACCGTCCGACGTCGGCCGCACGCTTGTACCCGGCGGCGGTCACGACAAACGTGACCCCGACCAGGGCGAACAGCACCAGGACGCTGAGGACGACGAGCAAGATAGCCCCGCGACGGGGCGTTTGCTTCCGATTCATGGGTAATACCTTTGCTTTCGCAAGTAGCGACGCCAGCCCCCGCAAAGCGTCGCCATTATTTCGATCAAGCCGCTGTCAATCAGCATGCTTGATTTGCTGGTTTGAATAGTAGCTGGGAAAAGGGAAAGGTCGAGGTTAAGGAGTCCAAGGAGAGCCCGTCTCCAGTCGGACTTTGCGTTCGTAGACGCCCACGACCCCTTCCATGTAAATGGCTTGGTCTGGCGCTTGGGCCACATTCCAATCGGGCCCGCTGATCGTCAATCGACGAAAGGGAGTGCCGGTGGCGTCAATTTCATCCATGGCGAGAATGCGATACCACTTGAATACGTCGCCCCAGTAGTACGTGTTGCCGCCGGACGTCGTCTCGAGACGCGCCGACAAGCAGATCCAATCGCCGGTCTGCATTTCAAGTTCATTAACGGTCCCTTGGACGACGACTTCGCCGGCGGTCGATCCGCCGCTGATAAACCCGCTGCCGACGGCCAACACGCGTTCGTTAAGCGAAGCGGCGATCTCGGTGGTCAACGGAATCTTCCCCTGACGGTCTTGGAAGATGATCGTCGACATGTTGTAAATGTCGGTCGCCGGCTGAGACGCATCGGCCGCTAGAGCGAACGGAGGTCGATTGCCGCCCGACGTCACGTTGACGGGCGTCGAAGAAGGCTCTGGGGTTAACATGATCGCCCAGCTGTAGGTACCGGCCGATTGTCGGCGGATATTGTCCGCGGCGGTCTGATTTCCGTCGCCATCCAGGTCTCGGCGAAAGAAGAGCGCTTCGAGCGGAAACTCGCGATCGTCAGGGCGGACATAGCCAATGGCGTCGGCGACCCCAAAATCGTCGTCGGAAACAAAGGCCCGCTCTGCCCGACTAGCGACGAAGTCGTAATCGGTGTTGTACGCGCCGAGCGACAACCGACGCATCTGCGGCGTGCCGCCGACGTACGGAAACGCCTGCCGCTGCGTGGCGTTATCGACAAAGAACATAGGGTCGATCAAGTACGACTGACGGACCGGCAACGGGTTGGCGCCGGCGCGGAGCCGCGTTTGATCGACGGGAGCGGTTTTGCCGAGATCCAACCAGGTATCGGGATTCAAGATGCCGCGGATGACCGCATCGCGATAGACGCGGCGGCCAATGCTGGCGACGCGATC
This region of Blastopirellula retiformator genomic DNA includes:
- a CDS encoding type IV pilus modification PilV family protein — encoded protein: MNTKQPTRTRRGGITLVEVLMSTMVVMLGILGLISLIPLGSHLAERGTRSDRVASIGRRVYRDAVIRGILNPDTWLDLGKTAPVDQTRLRAGANPLPVRQSYLIDPMFFVDNATQRQAFPYVGGTPQMRRLSLGAYNTDYDFVASRAERAFVSDDDFGVADAIGYVRPDDREFPLEALFFRRDLDGDGNQTAADNIRRQSAGTYSWAIMLTPEPSSTPVNVTSGGNRPPFALAADASQPATDIYNMSTIIFQDRQGKIPLTTEIAASLNERVLAVGSGFISGGSTAGEVVVQGTVNELEMQTGDWICLSARLETTSGGNTYYWGDVFKWYRILAMDEIDATGTPFRRLTISGPDWNVAQAPDQAIYMEGVVGVYERKVRLETGSPWTP